Proteins encoded within one genomic window of Pedobacter africanus:
- a CDS encoding DUF4397 domain-containing protein — protein MKSIIQILSVILLTAILFSSCDKNEINYGEFEKLSSDQVMLKVNYNIAYTANPGVQIKINGERVSTVIQTRYPYPGGGYGTLGDSRPDYLVTKPGTSEVSISIPKKGTNVDSVVLYKTAITTEAGKAYTLHLTDTAANTTSLLALDNFALPDSGFVRYKFINLMPNVPSVDLYYGTTLMQSNIGYLKESSYFDMAIPTTVSGWSVRAAGGTTALATYSSASTILNRRIYTVFATGYSGRTDAVRKPYVAFFLTR, from the coding sequence ATGAAATCGATCATACAAATATTGTCAGTGATTCTCCTTACAGCCATTCTCTTTTCGTCATGCGATAAAAACGAGATCAACTACGGAGAGTTTGAAAAGTTGTCTTCTGATCAGGTTATGTTAAAGGTAAACTATAACATCGCTTATACAGCAAACCCTGGAGTTCAGATTAAAATTAATGGAGAACGTGTCAGTACTGTTATCCAAACCCGCTATCCTTATCCTGGTGGTGGCTATGGTACTCTTGGTGATTCAAGACCGGATTATTTAGTAACTAAGCCGGGCACTTCCGAAGTCTCTATTTCTATTCCTAAAAAAGGAACAAATGTAGATTCCGTAGTGCTTTATAAAACGGCTATAACAACTGAGGCAGGTAAAGCTTATACTTTGCATTTAACTGATACTGCAGCTAATACTACAAGTTTATTAGCGCTGGATAATTTTGCGCTTCCGGATTCTGGTTTCGTACGGTATAAGTTCATAAATCTGATGCCCAATGTGCCATCTGTAGATCTTTACTATGGTACAACGTTGATGCAATCCAATATTGGGTATCTGAAAGAGAGTAGCTATTTTGATATGGCAATTCCTACTACAGTATCGGGCTGGTCTGTAAGAGCTGCTGGTGGTACGACTGCATTAGCAACATATAGCAGTGCTAGTACCATTTTAAACCGACGGATTTATACGGTTTTTGCCACAGGGTATTCCGGGCGAACAGATGCGGTTCGCAAACCGTATGTTGCATTCTTCTTAACAAGATAA